From Panicum hallii strain FIL2 chromosome 2, PHallii_v3.1, whole genome shotgun sequence, a single genomic window includes:
- the LOC112882469 gene encoding probable protein phosphatase 2C 67 isoform X1, whose product MAHQKREGSSTDDDCASKRLKGTDAASETGGSVEGSVSQETAAEVTRTCQKESEVPLEKCTSDGKAVANSKVSGEQNMVLTAVEADAAEDKGCRHTMEDAWVLLPNAGAESPGSLRCAHFAIYDGHGGRLAADFAQKHLHQNVIAAGLPRELMDVKAAKKAIIEGFRRTDESLLQESTKGNWQDGATAVCVWILGQMVVVANAGDAKAVLARSTSTNGEGVVDDTKSQLKAIVLTREHKAIFPQERSRIQKAGGSVGSNGRLQGRIEVSRAFGDRQFKKVGLIATPDVHSFELTKKDHFIILGCDGLWGVFGPSDAVEFVQNQLKETSSASLAVRRLVKEAVRERRCKDNCTAVLIVFKH is encoded by the exons ATGGCTCATCAAAAGCGTGAAGGCAGCTCTACCGACGATGATTGTGCTTCCAAGCGCCTGAAAGGCACCGACGCTGCTTCTGAAACGGGTGGCAGTGTAGAAGGTAGTGTTTCACAAGAAACGGCTGCTGAAGTGACGAGAACCTGCCAAAAGGAAAGCGAGGTGCCATTGGAAAAATGCACTTCGGATGGGAAAGCTGTTGCGAATTCTAAGGTTTCAGGCGAGCAAAACATGGTACTGACTGCAGTTGAGGCGGATGCCGCGGAAGACAAGGGTTGCAGGCACACTATGGAGGACGCCTGGGTGCTGCTCCCTAATGCTGGTGCGGAATCTCCAGGAAGTTTGAG ATGCGCGCATTTTGCGATTTATGATGGGCATGGTGGTCGTTTGGCAGCAGATTTTGCACAGAAGCATTTGCATCAGAATGTCATCGCTGCAGGATTACCACGTGAGTTG ATGGATGTTAAAGCTGCAAAGAAGGCCATAATTGAAG GTTTCCGTCGAACTGATGAATCCTTACTACAAGAAAGTACTAAAG GAAATTGGCAAGATGGTGCAACTGCTGTATGTGTTTGGATCTTGGGACAGATG GTTGTAGTTGCGAATGCTGGAGATGCTAAAGCAGTATTGGCTCGTTCCACTTCCACCAATGGTGAAGGTGTGGTTGATGACACCAAAAGCCAGCTAAAGGCTATTGTTTTAACAAGAGAACATAAAGCCATCTTTCCACAGGAGCGCTCCCGAATCCAGAAG GCCGGAGGTTCTGTTGGTTCGAATGGAAGATTACAAGGTCGTATTGAAGTATCAAGAGCTTTTGGTGATCGCCAGTTTAAGAAG GTGGGGTTGATTGCAACACCAGACGTCCACTCCTTTGAACTTACAAAGAAAGATCATTTCATCATTCTAGGGTGTGATGGCTTATGGGGA GTATTTGGACCAAGTGATGCTGTTGAATTTGTTCAGAATCAGTTGAAG GAGACCTCTTCAGCCTCACTTGCAGTGCGCCGCCTCGTGAAGGAAGCTGTTCGTGAGAGGCGATGCAAGGATAACTGCACTGCTGTTTTGATAGTCTTCAAACACTAG
- the LOC112879313 gene encoding uncharacterized protein LOC112879313 yields MKVGGGKKHGRYWICDGAIDSSSTPTLSQIKARQTSSSAGIRPRPDSSTTRLQALQAQLEEERRERMELEARMRAEMEAEREADRQRMASMFAYIQSLGAATGLPPPPPFVTLPRPPTDPFSTSNQSAASNDPYISPNQTNRNNWPPSA; encoded by the exons ATGAAGGTCggaggaggaaagaagcatgGACGGTACTGGATTTGCGACGGCGCGATCGACTCCTCTTCTACTCCGACTCTATCTCAGATAAAAGCACGGCAAACGAGCTCGAGCGCAGGCATCCGACCTCGTCCGGACAGTTCGACGACCCGTCTCCAGGCACTCCAG GCTCAgctggaagaagagaggagagaacgTATGGAGTTGGAGGCAAGGATGAGGGCGGAGATGGAGGCCGAGCGGGAGGCTGACCGACAGAGGATGGCGAGCATGTTCGCGTACATTCAGAGTCTTGGCGCCGCGACGGGTCTACCTCCGCCACCTCCCTTCGTCACCCTACCTAGACCACCCACCGATCCGTTTTCTACTTCA AATCAGTCGGCGGCCTCCAATGATCCGTATATTTCTCCAAATCAGACCAACCGGAACAACTGGCCACCTTCGGCATAG
- the LOC112882469 gene encoding probable protein phosphatase 2C 67 isoform X2 has protein sequence MAHQKREGSSTDDDCASKRLKGTDAASETGGSVEGSVSQETAAEVTRTCQKESEVPLEKCTSDGKAVANSKVSGEQNMVLTAVEADAAEDKGCRHTMEDAWVLLPNAGAESPGSLRCAHFAIYDGHGGRLAADFAQKHLHQNVIAAGLPRELMDVKAAKKAIIEGFRRTDESLLQESTKGNWQDGATAVCVWILGQMVVVANAGDAKAVLARSTSTNGEGVVDDTKSQLKAIVLTREHKAIFPQERSRIQKAGGSVGSNGRLQGRIEVSRAFGDRQFKKVFGPSDAVEFVQNQLKETSSASLAVRRLVKEAVRERRCKDNCTAVLIVFKH, from the exons ATGGCTCATCAAAAGCGTGAAGGCAGCTCTACCGACGATGATTGTGCTTCCAAGCGCCTGAAAGGCACCGACGCTGCTTCTGAAACGGGTGGCAGTGTAGAAGGTAGTGTTTCACAAGAAACGGCTGCTGAAGTGACGAGAACCTGCCAAAAGGAAAGCGAGGTGCCATTGGAAAAATGCACTTCGGATGGGAAAGCTGTTGCGAATTCTAAGGTTTCAGGCGAGCAAAACATGGTACTGACTGCAGTTGAGGCGGATGCCGCGGAAGACAAGGGTTGCAGGCACACTATGGAGGACGCCTGGGTGCTGCTCCCTAATGCTGGTGCGGAATCTCCAGGAAGTTTGAG ATGCGCGCATTTTGCGATTTATGATGGGCATGGTGGTCGTTTGGCAGCAGATTTTGCACAGAAGCATTTGCATCAGAATGTCATCGCTGCAGGATTACCACGTGAGTTG ATGGATGTTAAAGCTGCAAAGAAGGCCATAATTGAAG GTTTCCGTCGAACTGATGAATCCTTACTACAAGAAAGTACTAAAG GAAATTGGCAAGATGGTGCAACTGCTGTATGTGTTTGGATCTTGGGACAGATG GTTGTAGTTGCGAATGCTGGAGATGCTAAAGCAGTATTGGCTCGTTCCACTTCCACCAATGGTGAAGGTGTGGTTGATGACACCAAAAGCCAGCTAAAGGCTATTGTTTTAACAAGAGAACATAAAGCCATCTTTCCACAGGAGCGCTCCCGAATCCAGAAG GCCGGAGGTTCTGTTGGTTCGAATGGAAGATTACAAGGTCGTATTGAAGTATCAAGAGCTTTTGGTGATCGCCAGTTTAAGAAG GTATTTGGACCAAGTGATGCTGTTGAATTTGTTCAGAATCAGTTGAAG GAGACCTCTTCAGCCTCACTTGCAGTGCGCCGCCTCGTGAAGGAAGCTGTTCGTGAGAGGCGATGCAAGGATAACTGCACTGCTGTTTTGATAGTCTTCAAACACTAG